Proteins encoded by one window of Streptomyces uncialis:
- a CDS encoding siderophore-interacting protein produces the protein MIYAELRVTAVADVTPAMRRITLSGEGLADFVPLAPDQQIKLFFARDGGVPRVPPPPADGDVATWYQRYLAIPEPERPWMRTYSVRHHRPGRREIDVDFALHGPGGGEGPASRWAFTARPGAVVGLVGPAASTLRRADAPDWRLFAGDETALPAIGALVESLEPGARALVFAEVAGPGEEQGWTSAGLVETHWLHRGPVAPGRSTALVDALRAAPFPSGEVFAWVAGEASAVRAVRRHLVNERGIDKRQVAFTGYWRLRLAQDDAPTAEDAADRTEALADLAEAQARQGA, from the coding sequence ATGATCTACGCCGAGCTGCGGGTGACCGCCGTGGCCGATGTCACCCCGGCCATGCGGAGGATCACGCTCAGCGGGGAGGGGCTGGCGGACTTCGTGCCGCTCGCCCCCGACCAGCAGATCAAGCTGTTCTTCGCCCGGGACGGCGGGGTGCCCCGGGTGCCGCCGCCGCCCGCCGACGGGGACGTCGCCACCTGGTACCAGCGGTATCTGGCGATCCCCGAGCCCGAACGGCCATGGATGCGGACCTACTCGGTGCGCCACCACCGGCCGGGGCGGCGGGAGATCGATGTGGACTTCGCGCTGCACGGGCCGGGCGGCGGCGAAGGCCCCGCGTCCCGCTGGGCGTTCACGGCGCGGCCCGGCGCGGTGGTGGGGCTGGTCGGCCCGGCGGCCAGCACCCTGCGCAGAGCGGATGCCCCGGACTGGCGGCTGTTCGCCGGTGACGAGACGGCGCTGCCGGCCATCGGGGCCCTCGTCGAGTCGCTGGAACCGGGCGCGCGGGCGCTGGTGTTCGCGGAGGTCGCGGGGCCCGGTGAGGAGCAGGGCTGGACGAGCGCGGGTCTGGTGGAGACGCACTGGCTGCACCGGGGTCCGGTCGCGCCGGGCCGGTCCACGGCACTGGTGGACGCGTTGCGCGCGGCCCCGTTCCCGTCCGGTGAGGTCTTCGCCTGGGTGGCCGGGGAGGCGTCGGCGGTTCGCGCGGTCCGCCGTCATCTGGTGAACGAGCGGGGCATCGACAAACGTCAGGTCGCCTTCACCGGCTACTGGCGGCTGCGGCTCGCCCAGGACGACGCGCCGACCGCCGAGGACGCGGCCGACCGGACGGAGGCCCTGGCGGATCTCGCCGAGGCCCAGGCCCGGCAGGGCGCCTGA
- a CDS encoding ABC transporter substrate-binding protein, producing the protein MPRLPRTLVAAALAAVTGLALSGCGGDGAPTVTKPSGQQAEGSGAFPVTVTHAQGTVTVPSKPERVVVLGFADAQIAAALDAPVVGAARNTSSPDGNWPGVKPAFASDIVTLDSLNPNLEKIAALDPDLILMTTAQPAFGNAYDKLSEFAPVISYKEKLLHDSGDELTTLIGAALGKKEKAAELIASSRAALAGFTKEHPGLKGKEYAFGQQYDGTVYAVVAPGGPTVAFFGALGMRLPKELAALPVTLGGSTAIAPERLDLLDSADVAFFGVYGAKERGAFVKRPLVSGLDLTKSGNLNFLEINEAAMLLGPNPAVTGELLARLGPALKKIAS; encoded by the coding sequence ATGCCCAGACTCCCCCGTACCCTCGTCGCCGCCGCGCTGGCCGCTGTGACGGGGCTGGCCCTGTCCGGCTGCGGGGGTGACGGGGCGCCCACGGTGACGAAGCCGTCGGGGCAGCAGGCCGAGGGCTCCGGCGCGTTCCCGGTGACGGTGACCCACGCGCAGGGGACGGTGACCGTGCCCAGCAAGCCCGAGCGGGTCGTCGTCCTCGGCTTCGCGGACGCCCAGATAGCCGCCGCGCTGGACGCCCCGGTGGTCGGCGCCGCCCGCAACACCTCCTCGCCGGACGGCAACTGGCCGGGGGTGAAGCCCGCGTTCGCGTCGGACATCGTCACGCTGGACTCGCTGAACCCGAATCTGGAGAAGATCGCCGCGCTGGACCCCGATCTGATCCTGATGACGACGGCGCAGCCCGCGTTCGGCAACGCGTACGACAAGCTGTCGGAGTTCGCGCCGGTGATCTCGTACAAGGAGAAGCTCCTGCACGACTCCGGCGACGAGTTGACGACACTGATCGGGGCGGCGCTCGGGAAGAAGGAGAAGGCGGCGGAGCTGATCGCCTCCTCCCGGGCGGCTCTCGCCGGTTTCACGAAGGAGCATCCGGGGCTGAAGGGCAAGGAGTACGCGTTCGGTCAGCAGTACGACGGCACGGTGTACGCGGTGGTGGCGCCCGGCGGGCCCACGGTGGCGTTCTTCGGGGCGCTGGGGATGCGGCTGCCGAAGGAACTCGCGGCGCTGCCCGTCACCCTGGGCGGTTCCACGGCGATCGCGCCGGAGCGGCTGGATCTGCTGGACAGCGCGGATGTCGCCTTCTTCGGGGTGTACGGCGCGAAGGAGCGCGGTGCCTTCGTGAAGCGGCCCCTGGTGTCCGGGCTCGATCTGACGAAGAGCGGGAACCTGAACTTCCTGGAGATCAACGAGGCGGCCATGCTGCTGGGTCCGAACCCCGCGGTCACCGGTGAACTGCTGGCGCGGCTCGGTCCGGCGCTGAAGAAGATCGCGTCCTGA
- the entS gene encoding enterobactin transporter EntS, translating to MGRLTLDLTPLRGRGFRAVFVGRTVAVFGIGFALVAVPLQVYALTGSTARVATVTVAVGAAAFTGTLLGGVLADRFDRGRVIVVARASVGVVFAVLAVNAAAPEPRLWVIHVCGMAEGIADGVSGTALMAATPSLVPKDRLAAAGALMAVTVDLGSVAAPALGGLLVTTTGFWGNYAVCAALAVVTTAALSRLPPLPPPGAVPGETAARAVVAGTRFAVRDRIVGPTLLVGLAAMVLSGWHVLLPEYGSRVLGVGPGALGVLYAAPAAGALLTSLTSGWTGRVRRPGAVAIGALLVSGAGLAVTGLAGGVVLAVAGLALFGAGRVAGDVLRYALVQRHTPDRFRGRVAALWTAQITTGVAVGGAVAGGVALLMSPAGAFLVYGAVGVVCAVALALGAPTLRGVGPDA from the coding sequence ATGGGCCGTCTCACCCTGGATCTGACACCGCTGCGCGGACGCGGCTTCCGCGCGGTGTTCGTGGGCCGGACGGTCGCGGTGTTCGGGATCGGTTTCGCGCTGGTGGCGGTGCCGCTCCAGGTGTACGCGCTGACCGGCTCGACCGCGCGGGTCGCGACGGTCACCGTGGCGGTGGGCGCGGCGGCGTTCACGGGCACCCTGCTCGGTGGGGTGCTCGCGGACCGCTTCGACCGGGGCCGGGTCATCGTGGTGGCGCGGGCGTCCGTGGGGGTGGTGTTCGCCGTCCTCGCCGTGAACGCGGCGGCACCGGAGCCGCGGTTATGGGTCATCCATGTGTGCGGGATGGCCGAGGGCATCGCGGACGGGGTGTCGGGGACGGCGCTGATGGCGGCGACACCGAGCCTGGTGCCGAAGGACCGGCTGGCGGCGGCGGGTGCGCTGATGGCGGTGACCGTCGATCTCGGGTCGGTCGCGGCCCCCGCCCTGGGCGGGCTGTTGGTGACGACCACCGGGTTCTGGGGCAACTACGCGGTGTGCGCGGCCCTCGCGGTCGTCACCACGGCCGCCCTCAGCAGGCTGCCGCCGCTGCCGCCACCCGGGGCGGTGCCCGGTGAGACGGCCGCGAGGGCGGTCGTGGCGGGCACCCGGTTCGCCGTCCGGGACCGGATCGTGGGGCCCACGCTGCTGGTCGGGCTCGCCGCGATGGTGCTGTCCGGCTGGCATGTCCTGCTGCCGGAGTACGGGAGTCGGGTGCTCGGTGTCGGCCCCGGCGCCCTGGGTGTGCTGTACGCGGCCCCGGCGGCGGGGGCCTTGCTGACCTCGCTGACCAGCGGCTGGACCGGGCGGGTCCGGCGGCCCGGGGCGGTGGCGATCGGCGCGCTGCTGGTGTCCGGGGCGGGGCTCGCCGTCACGGGGCTCGCGGGCGGGGTGGTCCTCGCGGTCGCCGGTCTGGCGCTGTTCGGGGCGGGCCGGGTCGCCGGTGACGTGCTGCGGTACGCGCTGGTGCAGCGGCACACCCCGGACCGGTTCCGGGGGCGGGTCGCGGCGCTGTGGACGGCGCAGATCACGACGGGGGTCGCGGTCGGCGGGGCGGTGGCGGGCGGGGTGGCCCTGCTGATGTCCCCGGCGGGCGCGTTCCTGGTGTACGGCGCGGTGGGTGTGGTCTGCGCGGTGGCTCTCGCGCTGGGCGCGCCGACGCTACGCGGCGTCGGTCCGGACGCCTGA
- a CDS encoding ABC transporter substrate-binding protein yields MRGVGDDLVRRLRLTGRAVLATALLLTALTASGAERDPVGAASDGRGPLTMVTGRDLTRYLHRVLDDWNRARPAERVELVELPEAADEVHAQMRDSLRAGSTRFDVLNIDVAWTAEFAGHGWIAPLDRSALPLDSLLPPVLDTGTYRGRLYAAPYVTNAGLLYYRKDILAREGLGPPRTWDELADQAATLSAEYGMQGYAGQLLPYEGLTVNVTEAIQSAGGSLTGPDGEITVASPAALEGLRFLTDGLREGWIPEQALTYKEETSRLAFQSGELLFLRNWPYVYALASAPGSPVAGKVGAVPLPGRDGPGAGVLGGSNLAVNARSPHPRSAADLLAHLLGEKAQRQVLTEGALPPVRASLYSDPALVRRFPYLPELARGVRSARVRLTSVHYEQVSLAVAAVTHGALTQRVPPEEALLRLDRELGDILGR; encoded by the coding sequence ATGCGCGGCGTCGGTGACGACCTGGTTCGGCGGCTCCGCCTGACCGGGCGGGCGGTCCTGGCCACGGCGCTGCTGCTGACCGCGCTGACCGCGTCCGGCGCCGAACGGGACCCGGTCGGCGCCGCGTCCGACGGGCGGGGCCCGCTGACCATGGTCACCGGCCGCGACCTGACCCGCTACCTCCACCGCGTCCTCGACGACTGGAACCGGGCACGCCCCGCCGAGCGGGTCGAACTCGTCGAACTGCCCGAGGCCGCCGACGAGGTCCACGCCCAGATGCGGGACAGCCTGCGCGCGGGCAGCACCCGTTTCGACGTCCTGAACATCGACGTGGCGTGGACCGCGGAGTTCGCCGGGCACGGCTGGATCGCCCCCCTCGACCGCTCCGCACTGCCCCTCGACTCCCTGCTGCCGCCCGTCCTGGACACCGGCACCTACCGGGGCCGCCTGTACGCGGCGCCGTATGTCACCAACGCGGGCCTGCTCTACTACCGCAAGGACATCCTCGCCCGGGAAGGGCTCGGCCCGCCGCGCACCTGGGACGAACTCGCCGACCAGGCCGCCACCCTGTCCGCCGAGTACGGCATGCAGGGCTACGCGGGCCAGCTCCTGCCGTACGAGGGGCTGACGGTGAACGTCACCGAGGCGATCCAGTCGGCGGGCGGCTCGCTCACCGGACCCGACGGTGAGATCACGGTGGCCTCGCCCGCGGCCCTCGAAGGACTCCGGTTCCTCACCGACGGGCTGCGCGAGGGCTGGATACCCGAACAGGCCCTGACCTACAAGGAGGAGACCTCACGGCTGGCGTTCCAGTCCGGTGAGCTGTTGTTCCTGCGGAACTGGCCCTATGTGTACGCACTGGCCTCCGCGCCCGGCTCCCCGGTCGCCGGCAAGGTCGGGGCGGTGCCGCTGCCCGGCCGGGACGGCCCCGGCGCGGGCGTCCTCGGCGGCTCCAACCTCGCCGTCAACGCCCGCTCCCCGCACCCGCGTTCCGCCGCCGACCTGCTCGCCCACCTCCTCGGTGAGAAGGCGCAGCGGCAGGTGCTCACGGAAGGCGCGCTGCCACCGGTACGCGCCTCGCTGTACAGCGACCCCGCGCTGGTACGACGCTTCCCGTATCTGCCGGAACTGGCGCGCGGCGTACGGTCGGCCCGGGTGCGGCTCACCAGCGTCCACTACGAGCAGGTCAGTCTGGCCGTGGCCGCCGTGACGCACGGCGCGTTGACCCAGCGGGTCCCGCCCGAGGAAGCCCTGCTCCGGCTCGACCGGGAACTCGGCGACATCCTCGGCCGCTGA
- a CDS encoding PadR family transcriptional regulator, giving the protein MRLHLLALLAGGPAHGYELKQALEKLLGGAYPQPNIGQIYVTLGRLEQAGLIEGKHVSQSDRPDKKIYEITAAGREAVDAWYETPSETPRVRDDFFMKLALAHLTGAADQINLINKQRRHYLTLMRALSRLERGDGEPTGRIARLLVEGASLHLQADLDWLERCQEELE; this is encoded by the coding sequence GTGCGTCTTCACCTGCTGGCGCTGCTCGCCGGTGGTCCCGCCCACGGTTACGAGCTGAAACAGGCTCTGGAGAAACTCCTGGGCGGGGCGTACCCTCAGCCGAACATCGGGCAGATCTACGTCACACTCGGCAGGCTGGAGCAGGCGGGGCTCATCGAGGGGAAGCATGTGAGCCAGTCGGACCGGCCCGACAAGAAGATCTACGAGATCACGGCGGCCGGCCGGGAAGCGGTCGACGCCTGGTACGAGACGCCCTCGGAGACCCCGCGGGTGCGCGACGACTTCTTCATGAAGCTCGCCCTCGCCCATCTCACCGGTGCGGCCGACCAGATCAACCTCATCAACAAGCAGCGGCGCCACTACCTCACCCTGATGCGGGCCCTGTCCCGGCTGGAGCGCGGGGACGGCGAGCCCACCGGCCGGATCGCCCGGCTCCTGGTCGAGGGGGCGTCACTGCATCTCCAGGCCGATCTCGACTGGCTGGAGCGCTGCCAGGAGGAACTCGAATGA
- a CDS encoding ABC transporter ATP-binding protein, whose product MSADPTAADGPDTPTAHEGGGPDNGPLLSVRGLTKSHPGDGGPVHAVRGIDLDVARGQFVAITGTSGAGKSTLLHLLGGLERPDSGTIRLAGRRVDGLSEARWAVLRRRRLGIVFQFFNLVSTLTVADNVEMPALLAGRGARSGRSDVRELLVRLGLDGKRDTLPGDLSGGEQQRVALARALVNRPDLLLADEPTGSLDNRGTREVVNLLSEFHARGQTIVLVTHDARVASAAERVLTVSDGRIVDDIDLTDGNGSAAGAAGLVELAE is encoded by the coding sequence ATGAGTGCCGACCCCACCGCCGCGGACGGCCCGGACACCCCGACGGCCCACGAGGGCGGCGGCCCCGACAACGGTCCGCTGCTCTCCGTACGCGGTCTGACGAAGAGCCATCCCGGGGACGGGGGTCCCGTGCACGCCGTGCGGGGCATCGATCTCGACGTGGCGCGCGGGCAGTTCGTGGCGATCACCGGTACCTCGGGGGCGGGCAAGTCGACGCTGCTGCATCTGCTGGGCGGTCTGGAGCGGCCCGACAGCGGCACGATCCGGCTGGCGGGACGGCGCGTCGACGGGCTGAGCGAGGCCCGCTGGGCCGTGCTGCGCCGCCGCAGGCTGGGTATCGTCTTCCAGTTCTTCAACCTGGTGTCCACCCTGACCGTCGCCGACAACGTCGAGATGCCCGCGCTGCTCGCGGGGCGCGGCGCCCGCTCCGGCCGGTCCGATGTACGCGAACTGCTCGTCAGGCTCGGGCTGGACGGCAAACGGGACACCCTGCCGGGCGATCTGTCCGGCGGTGAGCAGCAGCGGGTGGCGCTGGCGCGGGCGCTGGTGAACCGGCCCGACCTGCTGCTGGCCGACGAACCGACGGGCAGCCTCGACAACCGGGGCACACGTGAGGTGGTCAACCTGCTGAGCGAGTTCCACGCGCGGGGCCAGACGATCGTCCTGGTCACCCATGACGCCCGGGTGGCGAGCGCGGCCGAGCGGGTCCTGACGGTCAGCGACGGCCGGATCGTCGACGACATCGACCTGACCGACGGGAACGGGAGCGCGGCGGGCGCCGCCGGACTCGTCGAACTGGCGGAGTGA